From Drosophila subpulchrella strain 33 F10 #4 breed RU33 unplaced genomic scaffold, RU_Dsub_v1.1 Primary Assembly Seq354, whole genome shotgun sequence, the proteins below share one genomic window:
- the LOC119560498 gene encoding ADP-ribosylation factor-like protein 2, which produces MGFLTVLKKMRQKEKEMRILLLGLDNAGKTTILKRFNGEPIDTISPTLGFNIKTLEHNGYTLNMWDVGGQRSLRSYWRNYFECTDGLVWVVDSADRMRLESCGQELQILLQEERLGGATLLVLCNKQDLPGALSSNEIKEILHLEEITTHHWLVAGVSAVTGEKLLSSMDWLIDDIAKRIFTLD; this is translated from the exons ATGGGCTTCCTAACAGTATTGAAAAAGATGCGCCAGAAGGAGAAGGAAATGCGCATATTACTCCT AGGTCTGGATAATGCCGGCAAGACCACGATCCTAAAGCGCTTTAATGGCGAGCCCATTGACACCATCTCGCCCACCCTGGGTTTCAACATAAAAACCTTGGAGCACAATGGGTACACCCTGAATATGTGGGACGTGGGTGGCCAGAGGTCCCTGCGATCCTACTGGCGGAACTACTTCGAATGCACCGATGGTCTGGTCTGGGTGGTGGACAGTGCTGACAGGATGCGCCTGGAATCCTGCGGTCAGGAGCTGCAGATTCTGCTCCAAGAAGAGCGCCTGGGAGGAGCCACCCTCCTGGTTCTGTGCAACAAACAGGATCTTCCCGGTGCCCTCTCATCAAATGAAATAAAGGAG atactTCATCTGGAGGAGATTACCACGCATCATTGGCTGGTGGCCGGAGTTAGCGCGGTGACCGGTGAGAAGCTTCTGAGTTCCATGGACTGGTTGATAGACGACATAGCCAAGCGTATATTCACTTTGgattaa
- the LOC119560500 gene encoding cytochrome c oxidase subunit 7A, mitochondrial — protein MMNLSRAVVRSFATTAGRRSAAVPKEQIEKGYFEIRKVQDHFQKKDGKPVFLKGSAVDNVLYRLTVALALVGIGGMGKLFYDLSVPKKE, from the exons ATGATGAACCTGTCGAGA GCTGTTGTCCGTAGCTTCGCTACCACCGCCGGCCGCCGGTCCGCCGCCGTGCCCAAGGAGCAGATCGAGAAGGGATACTTCGAGATCCGCAAGGTCCAGGACCACTTCCAGAAGAAGGACGGCAAGCCCGTCTTCCTGAAGGGATCCGCCGTGGACAACGTGCTCTACCGTCTCACCGTGGCCCTCGCCCTCGTCGGAATCGGCGGCATGGGCAAGCTCTTCTACGATCTGAGTGTTCCCAAGAAGGAGTAA